Below is a genomic region from Longimicrobiales bacterium.
TCGACGCCGTGCAGACGTTCACGACGGTGCCGCCGGGGTTCGTGTGGGACGCATCGATCCGCATGCTGCCGCTGCTGCCCGTCCAGGTCCGCGACAGCTACATCGCGGGTGGCGCCACGATGAACGGGCGCATGGCCGGCATCCTGCCCGTGGTCAACGAATCCGGCAACGAGGAGCTCGCGCAGAGCGCGCTCACCCGCTGGCTCGGCGAATCCGCGTGGTTCCCGGCAGTGCTTGCGCGCGAGCCGGTCACGTGGGAAGCCGTGAGCGAGCACGTGGCCCGCGCCACGGTCACGGACGGCGCCGTGCAGGCATCCGCGGAATTCCATTTCAATCCGACCGGTGAGATCAGCCGCTTGACCGCCGAGCGTCACCGCTCGGTGGACGGCAGGAACGTGCTGACGCCCTTCGAAGGCAGGTACTTCAGCTACATCCGCTGGAACAGGGTGATGGTGCCTGCGCGGGCGGAAGTCGCCTGGCTGCTCCCCGAGGGGCGCTACCCCTACTGGCGCGGCACGGTCGAGCGCATCGAACACGAGCAGTGAGCAGCAGGTTCGCGCTGACAGCCGACGACTGCGAGATCCTCGTCGTGCGTGAGCTGCGGCGCGCGGGGATCGAGCCATCCGGGCTGCGCCGCAGGAGGGGCTCGTACGAGCCGTCCAGCGACGGCTGGCGCTTCGAGCTCGCAGGTGCCCTCGAGGCCTACGGCCGCAGGTGGAGCGCG
It encodes:
- a CDS encoding DUF6544 family protein translates to MKRWKTFAGAAVGTVLAGGAAAVGAGRAAWYRQTARALARLRGAAHAGPQQPPLTHEQLDALPGPVARYLKMALPDGLERPAVVRVVWSGHFQSRPAGGWAPFDAVQTFTTVPPGFVWDASIRMLPLLPVQVRDSYIAGGATMNGRMAGILPVVNESGNEELAQSALTRWLGESAWFPAVLAREPVTWEAVSEHVARATVTDGAVQASAEFHFNPTGEISRLTAERHRSVDGRNVLTPFEGRYFSYIRWNRVMVPARAEVAWLLPEGRYPYWRGTVERIEHEQ